The DNA segment TAATATATTTTTCCAAAATTTCTCTGACTTTGTTTTAGAAAATTTGTTTGGTACTATTGCTTTTACTTTCGCTAAATCTACTTCATTTGATAAATTCAAGATTCCTTTACAACTTGCGGTATCAAGCATTGTTGGTATTACTATACTATCTGCTAGTTCTAAAAAGCAACTATCTATATTTAGTATTGGAACTGAATCTATTAAAATATAATCATATTCATCTTTTAACTTTTCAATTAATATTTTTAATTTTTTATCAAATCCCCTTTTAAAATTACTACTTGTTAATGGAATATAATATAAATTCTCTCTTAAAGCTATCATATCTCCATCACCTTTATCTAACCAATTTTCTAACCCCTCATCAAATTCAACATCAACACCTGCATATAACATAACATTGTTTTGTGAATCAGACG comes from the Cetobacterium sp. NK01 genome and includes:
- a CDS encoding ParA family protein, producing the protein MGKVITIKNNKGGVGKSWLTLQLAHILSNIENNKILVLTSDSQNNVMLYAGVDVEFDEGLENWLDKGDGDMIALRENLYYIPLTSSNFKRGFDKKLKILIEKLKDEYDYILIDSVPILNIDSCFLELADSIVIPTMLDTASCKGILNLSNEVDLAKVKAIVPNKFSKTKSEKFWKNILGDFLKGNSIYFAEPIPQMAFLSELTHQGKTILESSSKKIDEIQNNLIEIARVVS